A segment of the Lycium barbarum isolate Lr01 chromosome 7, ASM1917538v2, whole genome shotgun sequence genome:
catgcaaaaatatccataacatgtaaagaataagttcttaccttcttccttgatctttcacttagctaagtcttgcaacttgctagaatatgaatttttcttgctccaaagaccactccaccttgctaggaatcctttaattggtagaaaataatttttgaagaaatttttgtcaattttcttgtcaatttttgcacttggccgaaatggccttgaagatttctccttctttccttttttctcaagtgttcttgaagtttctaatgagatatgactcattaattgatcctttatattaattatcacatggataattaataaaatcatgggcttgggccatgttggccggccatccctcacaaatttgggccttattattattttttgattttttttgggccaacccggttggtcccgaattgggcctagcccactgacctttcgaccttaaaacgttcatatctccttgtaccgacgtcacctgggaacctacgacctatggttggaaagctaattcaattatctacaacttctatatcttgatacttttccaaattccaaacttataataccgtttttgccccttgaagtcagatcacccgaaaatgttttcttaaaaatattcgtttggaggacttccactttgatttggcccaagggtccttcttgagttgtgtttaacttctcatatgtgattcatatgaattttcagatgtcccaaaaaaatctcgatgtgtgggtcccacctcagcaattaatctgacgtttaaaaatacgggatataacaagaagcACCGTGAGCAGATATGCATTAGTTCACATGCAAGATTGAGGATTTCTCAAGATTGAAGTTTAGTTATAATTATTAGGAGTTCTAGTTCAGTAGTTGTATTTTGAGACTCACTCTTTTCGAGtctttatttttagtttgttttggatattctaGTCCCGATTTAGTCTTTTCGAGTCTATGGTGCCTTTCTTTTTGGTTATTTTCCTTTACGTCTTTATACTGAAAAATACTAATTGGAAAGTCAATTAAAATATTTTTAGTTGATTCAAAAAATCCAAATTTGTTCTTTTTCATGAACTACGTAATGATCTGATTCATGTTTAACATGATACGTAGGCACCCCTTAATGGGTTCGATCAAAATACTTCAAAATCACCGAAAgaggaataaataaataaataaaatgagaaatgaattcaCCTAAAAGCCGGGATGAAACATGAAAGCCTTCTGATGCTCATATTAGATGGAAAATAATTTAGGTGCATGGCATACAACGTGTGATTAATATCTGCAAAATGCTAAACCTTAACTTGTTTGTTCTCGTCTCAAAGATAAGGTGGTTGGTTTGTGGTTGAACTGGCTCCTCACGAATATAACACAATGTCCAAAAGCAAGGGGATAATGTCCCATAAGGATGGAAATGAGTCAGACGGTGATGAATCTCGAGGTCAGATGGTTCAACATGAATCAGCATCAGCAGAGGAAGTAAGGATGTTGAGACAACATATGGCTGACATGTACCAGGCTTGGATGAATGGGAAAGCTCCACCATCTTCAATCCCTGGATTCCCGGATGTGACTATGTCAATTCCCATTGAAACCCCGACAAGTGATCCACTTTTTCCTCCTGGATTTGGTCCACATGTTAACATATCAAACACTTCTGGAACTTCCACTGTGCGCCCTCCAAATGCACCCTTCAGAAATAACCCACTTTTCATCCCCACTGTACAAAATACTACAATCCCTCAACCAACATTGGTACAGAATTCCAATAATGAGCCTCCATCTAAAGGTCACCACGATCAATATTATTCTCCAGAATTGACTTATAAAGTCCCAGACTCGTATAACCCCTTTCAGCAGTATAGTTCCCCCGTCGAGATCGAGAAAACTGCTAAGAATGAGGGACAAGAAGAAATGGCTAGAAAAATGAAGAGTCTAGAGCAGAGTGTGAGGAATATGCAAGGATTAGGAGGTCCAAAAAGCGTCTCATTCAGAGATTTGTGCATGTTCCCCAATGTTCATTTGCCCCTTGGTTTTAAGACTCCGAAGTTTGAGAAGTACGATGGTCACGGCGACCCCGTACAACACTTGAAGAAGTATTGTAATCAACTAAGATGGGCAGGGAGTAAGGAAGAATTACTCATGGCATATTTTGGAGAAAGTCTAGTGGGAATTGCCTCAGAATGGTTCATCGATCAAGATATTTCTAATTGGCCTACATGGGATGACATGGCAGGAGATTTTGTTCGAAAATTTCAGTATAACATTGATATTGTGCCTGATCGCACTTCTCTCGCCAGTATAAGAAAAAATCCTACCGAGAGGTTTAGAGAATATGCTATCAAGTGGAGGGAACAAGCTGCCAGGGTCAAACCGCCGATGAAGGAGTCGGAAATGATTGATGTTTTCCTCCAGGCACAAGAACCTGATTACTTCCACTACTTGCTTTCCACAGTGGGAAAGACATTCGCAGAAGCAATTAAAGTTGGGGAAATGGTTGAAAATGGCATCAAGTCCGGCAAAATTGTGAGTCAGGTAGCACTCAAGGCTACCACCCAAGCAATTCAAAATGGGTCTGGTGGTTTTGGAAATcgaaaaaagaaagaggaaggaTCCATGATGGCATCAGGGTCCAGTGCTGCTCAAAGGGGGACTAACCACCAAATCTTATGAGGAAAATCCAACTCACCTCAACATTTTTATCCGCATCAGGATCCCCACTACTCAATTGCTCCACCCCAATATACGGTTTTCAATACCCAGGCATATGCCC
Coding sequences within it:
- the LOC132601512 gene encoding uncharacterized protein LOC132601512 gives rise to the protein MSKSKGIMSHKDGNESDGDESRGQMVQHESASAEEVRMLRQHMADMYQAWMNGKAPPSSIPGFPDVTMSIPIETPTSDPLFPPGFGPHVNISNTSGTSTVRPPNAPFRNNPLFIPTVQNTTIPQPTLVQNSNNEPPSKGHHDQYYSPELTYKVPDSYNPFQQYSSPVEIEKTAKNEGQEEMARKMKSLEQSVRNMQGLGGPKSVSFRDLCMFPNVHLPLGFKTPKFEKYDGHGDPVQHLKKYCNQLRWAGSKEELLMAYFGESLVGIASEWFIDQDISNWPTWDDMAGDFVRKFQYNIDIVPDRTSLASIRKNPTERFREYAIKWREQAARVKPPMKESEMIDVFLQAQEPDYFHYLLSTVGKTFAEAIKVGEMVENGIKSGKIVSQVALKATTQAIQNGSGGFGNRKKKEEGSMMASGSSAAQRGTNHQIL